A genome region from Bacteroides stercoris ATCC 43183 includes the following:
- a CDS encoding sulfatase, with product MKYTVASLTVVALLSGNAMAQRKPNIILFLVDDMGWQDTSLPFWKDTTDLNRIYETPNMERLAERGVMFTHAYACSISSPSRVSLFTGANAAQHKVTNWTLKKDTPTDRKDAVLEFEAWNYNGLCPEAGLEHSFYAKCLPQLLRENGYATMMVGKAHFGSMGTPAANPLTIGFDYNIAGHAAGAMGSYLGEEGYGAKSDPERAAVWAVPDLEQYHGTDTFLTEALTLEAKSLLDKVTGQSKPFFLYMSHYAVHAPFGTDRRFYQKYADKGLSHKEAQYAALLEGMDKSLGDLMDYVDEKGIADNTVIIFMSDNGGYTIGRHDKNYPLSEGKGSLKEGGIREPMIVCYPHVAKPSTINDTPVIIEDFFPTLLEIAGVCDYRTPQHIDGISFLKQIKGHAGDKERALFFHYPNNWGERRQTIGAPQSAVVAGDWKLIHYYESGSACLYNLENDISENDDLSARYPDKAKELAKVLSDYLKSQHATMPILKLTGRTVPYPDGSIR from the coding sequence ATGAAATATACAGTTGCTTCCTTAACAGTTGTAGCATTGCTGTCGGGTAATGCTATGGCACAGCGTAAACCTAATATCATCCTTTTTTTGGTGGATGATATGGGGTGGCAGGATACCTCTCTGCCTTTTTGGAAAGATACCACGGACTTGAACCGTATTTATGAAACTCCCAATATGGAGCGTTTAGCTGAAAGGGGAGTTATGTTTACTCACGCTTATGCCTGTTCAATCAGTTCTCCGTCACGTGTAAGTTTGTTCACTGGTGCAAATGCTGCGCAGCATAAAGTTACAAACTGGACGTTGAAGAAAGATACGCCGACCGATAGGAAAGATGCTGTCTTGGAATTTGAAGCATGGAATTATAATGGTCTTTGTCCGGAAGCGGGATTGGAACATTCTTTTTATGCGAAGTGTTTGCCTCAACTACTTCGTGAGAATGGATATGCTACTATGATGGTTGGAAAAGCGCATTTTGGTTCGATGGGTACACCTGCGGCCAATCCTTTGACAATAGGTTTCGATTATAATATTGCCGGTCATGCTGCCGGAGCTATGGGGAGCTATCTGGGCGAGGAAGGATATGGCGCCAAGAGCGATCCGGAACGTGCAGCAGTGTGGGCTGTTCCGGATTTAGAGCAATATCATGGTACTGATACTTTCTTGACTGAAGCTTTGACATTGGAGGCGAAAAGCTTATTAGATAAGGTAACCGGACAGTCTAAGCCGTTCTTTCTTTATATGAGCCATTATGCTGTACATGCGCCTTTCGGAACAGACAGACGTTTCTACCAGAAGTACGCAGATAAGGGACTTTCACATAAAGAAGCACAGTATGCGGCACTTTTGGAGGGTATGGATAAAAGTTTAGGCGATTTAATGGATTATGTGGACGAAAAAGGTATAGCCGATAATACGGTTATTATTTTTATGTCGGATAACGGCGGTTATACAATCGGTCGTCATGATAAGAATTATCCGCTGAGTGAAGGTAAAGGTTCTTTAAAGGAAGGTGGAATCCGTGAGCCGATGATTGTTTGTTATCCACATGTTGCCAAACCTTCTACCATAAATGACACCCCCGTTATTATTGAAGATTTTTTTCCTACGTTGTTGGAAATTGCCGGAGTCTGCGATTATCGGACACCTCAACATATTGATGGGATAAGTTTTTTGAAGCAAATAAAAGGACATGCCGGAGATAAAGAGCGTGCTTTGTTTTTTCATTATCCCAATAACTGGGGTGAGAGAAGACAGACGATCGGTGCACCGCAAAGTGCGGTCGTGGCGGGTGATTGGAAACTAATCCATTACTATGAATCGGGTAGTGCCTGCCTTTATAATTTGGAGAATGATATTTCGGAGAATGATGATTTGTCTGCCAGGTATCCGGATAAAGCTAAAGAACTGGCTAAGGTATTGAGCGATTATTTAAAGTCTCAACATGCTACTATGCCTATTCTGAAGCTAACCGGCAGGACAGTTCCGTATCCTGATGGTAGCATAAGATAA
- a CDS encoding RNA polymerase sigma factor: MNSMTFKKDLIGVQNDLLRFAYKLTSDREEANDLLQETSLKALDNEDKYMPDTNFKGWIYTIMRNIFINNYRKVVRDQTFVDQTDNLYHLNLPRDTAFENTESAYDLKEMHRIVNSLPREYKVPFSMHVSGFKYREIAEKLGLPLGTVKSRIFFTRQKLQQELKDFV; encoded by the coding sequence ATGAATAGTATGACATTTAAAAAAGATCTGATCGGAGTTCAAAACGATTTATTACGCTTTGCGTACAAGCTCACCTCCGACCGCGAAGAAGCCAACGACCTTCTTCAAGAAACATCACTCAAGGCTTTGGATAATGAAGATAAATACATGCCCGATACTAATTTCAAAGGTTGGATATATACGATCATGCGCAACATCTTTATTAACAATTATCGTAAAGTAGTGCGCGACCAGACATTTGTGGACCAGACGGACAATCTTTACCACCTGAACCTGCCGCGCGACACAGCATTTGAGAACACAGAAAGCGCATACGACCTGAAAGAGATGCACCGTATCGTCAATTCACTGCCACGCGAATACAAAGTACCGTTCTCCATGCATGTTTCCGGTTTTAAATACCGCGAAATAGCCGAGAAGCTGGGACTCCCGCTGGGAACTGTAAAGAGCCGTATCTTCTTTACCCGCCAAAAACTACAACAAGAACTGAAAGATTTTGTTTAG
- a CDS encoding 1-acyl-sn-glycerol-3-phosphate acyltransferase, whose amino-acid sequence MADDSLFLIDIDKILREKAPKHVKYIPKFVVSYLKRIVHQDELNVFLRESKDKVGVEFLQACLDFLDAKLIVKGKENLRKDGLYTFVSNHPLGGQDGVALGYVLGSFYDGKVKYMVNDLLMNLHGLAPLCIPINKTGKQAKDFPKMVEAGFASDDQLIMFPAGLCSRRRNGVIRDLDWKKTFIVKSVEAHRDVVPIHFDGRNSDFFYNLANLCKTLGIKFNIAMLYLADEMLKNRHKTFTITIGKPIPWQTFDKTKTPAQWAQYVKDIVYKL is encoded by the coding sequence ATGGCTGACGACTCTTTATTTTTGATTGACATTGATAAGATTCTTCGGGAGAAAGCTCCGAAGCATGTGAAGTATATCCCTAAGTTTGTCGTATCTTATTTGAAGCGCATTGTTCATCAGGATGAATTGAATGTTTTTCTGAGAGAGTCGAAAGATAAAGTGGGGGTGGAATTCCTGCAGGCTTGTCTGGACTTTCTGGATGCCAAATTGATAGTGAAGGGCAAGGAGAATCTGCGAAAAGACGGTCTTTATACATTCGTTTCCAATCATCCCTTAGGTGGACAGGATGGAGTGGCGTTGGGTTATGTACTTGGGAGTTTTTACGATGGAAAGGTGAAATATATGGTAAATGACCTGCTTATGAACCTGCATGGACTGGCTCCTCTTTGTATTCCTATCAATAAGACCGGCAAGCAGGCCAAGGACTTTCCGAAAATGGTAGAGGCCGGGTTTGCATCGGACGATCAGCTCATCATGTTTCCTGCCGGGCTTTGCTCGCGTCGCCGGAATGGGGTTATCCGCGATTTGGACTGGAAAAAGACGTTTATAGTAAAGAGCGTTGAAGCGCACCGCGATGTAGTACCCATTCATTTTGACGGCCGTAACTCCGATTTTTTCTATAACCTGGCGAATCTTTGCAAAACGTTGGGTATCAAGTTTAATATAGCCATGTTGTATCTGGCAGATGAAATGTTGAAAAACCGTCATAAAACATTTACCATTACTATAGGTAAGCCTATTCCCTGGCAAACATTCGATAAGACGAAAACACCTGCCCAATGGGCGCAGTATGTGAAAGATATCGTGTATAAATTGTAA
- a CDS encoding GNAT family N-acetyltransferase produces MEDIIAPISKELLKAELTEDKRLRMTNKSNNQIYIITAQDSPNTMKEIGRLREIAFRAAGGGTGMSMDIDEYDIMDNPYKQLIVWNPEEEEILGGYRYILGTDVRFDEHGAPILATAHMFNFSEKFLNEYLPTTIELGRSFVTLEYQSTRRDSKGLFALDNLWDGLGALTVVMPNVKYFFGKVTMYPSYIRKGRDMILYFLRKHFADKDSLITPMKPLQLESDEEELAALFCKDTFKEDYKILNGEIRKLGYNIPPLVNAYMSLSPTMRMFGTAINYGFGDVEETGILIAVDEILAEKRIRHIQSFIESEPEACKLTSGANKIFYPSR; encoded by the coding sequence ATGGAAGATATTATTGCACCGATAAGCAAAGAACTGCTGAAAGCGGAGTTGACCGAAGACAAACGCTTGCGCATGACGAATAAGAGTAATAATCAGATATATATTATTACTGCCCAGGATTCACCCAATACGATGAAGGAAATCGGACGTCTGCGTGAGATTGCATTTCGTGCTGCCGGTGGCGGAACAGGAATGTCCATGGATATTGATGAGTACGATATTATGGATAATCCTTATAAGCAGTTGATAGTCTGGAATCCGGAAGAGGAAGAGATATTAGGCGGTTACCGCTATATTCTCGGTACGGATGTACGCTTCGACGAGCACGGCGCTCCGATTTTGGCTACTGCGCACATGTTTAATTTTTCCGAGAAATTCTTGAATGAATATCTTCCTACTACCATTGAGCTTGGACGTTCATTCGTGACGCTCGAATACCAGTCTACCCGTCGCGACAGCAAAGGTTTGTTCGCATTGGATAATTTGTGGGACGGCTTGGGTGCGTTGACGGTGGTTATGCCCAACGTGAAGTATTTCTTCGGAAAGGTTACCATGTATCCCAGTTATATCCGTAAAGGACGCGACATGATTCTTTATTTCCTGAGAAAGCATTTTGCCGATAAAGACAGTCTGATTACTCCGATGAAACCGCTGCAATTGGAGTCGGATGAGGAAGAACTGGCTGCATTGTTCTGTAAGGATACATTTAAGGAAGACTATAAAATATTGAATGGCGAAATCCGTAAGCTGGGATACAATATTCCGCCGTTGGTAAATGCCTACATGAGTCTCAGTCCGACAATGCGTATGTTCGGTACGGCCATTAATTACGGTTTCGGTGATGTGGAAGAAACAGGTATCCTGATTGCCGTCGATGAAATCCTGGCGGAAAAGCGCATCCGCCATATCCAGTCATTCATCGAAAGCGAGCCGGAAGCATGCAAACTGACTTCCGGGGCGAATAAGATATTCTATCCGAGCAGATAA
- a CDS encoding deoxyguanosinetriphosphate triphosphohydrolase gives MMDWNTLISAKRFGLEEFHKERHENRSEFQRDYDRLIFSAPFRRLQNKTQVFPLPGSIFVHNRLTHSLEVSCVGRSLGNDVAKAILARRPEPQDSYLPEIGSIVSAACLAHDLGNPPFGHSGERAISTFFSEGKGLALKEKQPDGEQLTPAQWEDLTHFEGNANAFRLLTHQFEGRRKGGFVLTYSTLASIVKYPFSSSLAGQKSKFGFFTTEEESFRRIAEELGMKQLNGSPLKYARHPLVYLVEAADDICYQMMDIEDAHKLKILTTQETQDLLLAYFPDERKAHILDTLKIVSDTNEQIAYLRSSVIGLLIGECTRAFLDNEVQILEGEFEGSLIKHITERPAAAYQHCAEVSFKKIYRSRDVLDIELAGFRIISTLLELMIDAVRSPEKAYSQLLINRVSGQYNMKATALYERIQAVLDYISGMTDVFALDLYRKINGNSLPAV, from the coding sequence ATGATGGACTGGAATACCCTCATATCCGCCAAACGATTCGGCTTGGAAGAGTTTCATAAAGAGCGTCACGAGAACCGTTCTGAATTTCAGCGGGATTACGACCGCCTCATCTTCTCCGCACCTTTCCGGAGATTGCAGAACAAGACACAAGTGTTCCCTCTGCCCGGCAGCATATTCGTACACAACCGGCTGACACATAGCCTGGAAGTTTCCTGCGTAGGTCGTTCGCTGGGCAATGACGTAGCCAAAGCCATCCTTGCCCGCCGCCCCGAACCGCAAGACTCTTATCTGCCCGAAATCGGCTCCATTGTTTCCGCAGCATGTCTGGCGCACGATTTGGGCAATCCGCCATTCGGACATTCCGGCGAACGCGCCATCTCTACTTTCTTTTCGGAAGGAAAAGGGCTGGCATTGAAAGAAAAACAACCCGACGGAGAACAACTCACCCCGGCACAATGGGAAGACCTGACTCATTTCGAAGGAAACGCAAATGCTTTCCGTCTGCTTACCCATCAGTTTGAAGGACGCCGCAAAGGCGGTTTCGTCCTGACCTATTCCACACTTGCCAGCATCGTAAAATACCCCTTTTCATCGAGCCTGGCAGGACAGAAATCCAAATTCGGCTTCTTTACTACCGAAGAAGAAAGTTTCCGGCGAATAGCCGAAGAACTGGGGATGAAACAGCTTAACGGTTCACCTTTGAAGTACGCACGTCACCCGCTTGTCTACCTGGTAGAAGCGGCAGATGACATCTGCTACCAGATGATGGATATTGAAGATGCCCACAAACTGAAGATTCTCACTACGCAGGAAACGCAGGACCTGCTGCTGGCCTACTTTCCCGACGAACGTAAGGCGCACATCCTCGACACGCTCAAGATTGTGAGCGACACCAATGAACAGATAGCCTATCTGCGTTCTTCCGTCATCGGGCTGCTTATCGGCGAATGCACCCGGGCATTCCTCGATAACGAAGTACAGATACTGGAAGGGGAATTTGAGGGAAGTCTCATCAAGCATATCACCGAACGGCCTGCCGCGGCCTACCAACATTGCGCAGAGGTATCTTTCAAGAAGATATACCGTTCGCGCGATGTATTGGACATAGAACTTGCCGGTTTCCGTATCATCAGCACCTTGCTCGAACTGATGATCGATGCAGTACGCTCACCGGAAAAAGCATATTCGCAGTTGCTCATCAACCGGGTATCCGGACAATATAATATGAAAGCAACTGCACTGTATGAAAGGATACAGGCCGTATTGGACTACATATCCGGCATGACGGATGTATTCGCCCTCGACCTCTACCGGAAAATCAACGGAAACAGCCTGCCGGCTGTATGA
- the dut gene encoding dUTP diphosphatase, with protein sequence MTVRIINKSKHPLPAYATELSAGMDIRANLSEPIALEPLQRCLVPTGLYIALPAGFEAQIRPRSGLAIKKGISVLNSPGTIDADYRGEICIILVNLSSETFMIEDGERIAQMVIARHEQAVWQEVDVLDETERGAGGFGHTGV encoded by the coding sequence ATGACCGTCCGAATTATAAATAAGTCGAAACATCCGTTGCCTGCATATGCCACCGAGTTGTCTGCCGGAATGGACATCCGTGCCAATCTTTCCGAGCCGATAGCTTTGGAACCGTTGCAGCGTTGCCTGGTTCCTACAGGTTTGTACATCGCTTTGCCGGCGGGGTTTGAGGCGCAGATTCGTCCCCGCAGCGGTTTGGCTATCAAGAAAGGTATCTCGGTATTGAACTCTCCGGGTACTATCGATGCAGACTATCGCGGTGAAATCTGTATTATCCTCGTAAATCTTTCTTCGGAAACATTTATGATTGAGGACGGAGAACGAATCGCCCAAATGGTAATTGCCCGCCATGAGCAGGCCGTATGGCAGGAGGTGGATGTGTTGGATGAAACGGAACGCGGTGCCGGTGGCTTCGGACATACGGGCGTGTAG
- a CDS encoding tetratricopeptide repeat protein: MSIFNNKKIGLFLLVAGFLLVSCGTSRKQAKALSAKPVAELTPEQQRKYDYFFLEAARLKIQKDYDAAFDLLQHCLTINPNASSALYELAQYYLFLKQVPQGQAALEKAVENDPDNYWYSQGLANLYQQQDEKEKAMKLLEDMSIRFTDKLDPLYALLDIYNRQEQYDKVIATLNRIEEKMGKSEQLSMEKFRIYLQMKDNKNAFHEIESLVAEYPMDSRYQVVLGDVYMQNGKKEEAYNMYRKVLDAEPDNAMAMYSLASYYEETGQKDLYQQQLDTLLLNKKVPSETKLNVMRQFVVQNEQNGKDSTRVISLFDRILEQEPDDAGIPMLYAQYLLSKGMNKEAFPVLRQVLTIDPTNTAARMMLLGEAVRKEDYNDVIDLCEAGVETNPEMLEFYFYLAIAYNQAERTDDVISICQKALTQITADSKKEVVSDFYSILGDAYHTKDLNTEAYAAYDSALVYNPSNIGALNNYAYYLSVERRNLDKAEEMSYKTVKAEPDNATYLDTYAWILFEKGNYAEARLYIDDAMKSDGGKSDVIVEHCGDIYYMTGDVDKALEYWNQALKIGSKSRTLQEKIRKKKYISDK, encoded by the coding sequence ATGAGCATATTCAATAATAAGAAAATAGGGCTGTTTTTGTTGGTGGCGGGCTTCTTGCTTGTCTCCTGCGGGACATCCCGTAAGCAGGCAAAGGCATTATCGGCGAAGCCTGTGGCGGAACTTACTCCGGAACAGCAGCGTAAGTACGATTATTTCTTTTTGGAAGCAGCCCGTCTGAAGATTCAGAAAGACTATGATGCGGCTTTTGATTTGCTGCAACATTGCCTGACTATCAATCCGAATGCTTCGTCGGCCTTATACGAACTGGCGCAATATTATTTGTTCCTGAAGCAAGTGCCTCAGGGGCAGGCTGCATTGGAGAAGGCCGTGGAAAACGATCCGGATAATTATTGGTACAGTCAGGGACTGGCGAATCTTTATCAGCAACAGGACGAAAAGGAGAAAGCGATGAAGCTGCTGGAAGATATGTCTATACGTTTCACCGACAAGCTGGATCCGCTTTATGCCTTGTTGGACATTTATAATCGGCAGGAGCAGTATGATAAGGTGATTGCCACTTTGAACCGGATTGAGGAGAAGATGGGCAAAAGCGAGCAGTTGAGTATGGAGAAGTTCCGTATTTATCTGCAAATGAAAGACAATAAGAATGCTTTCCATGAGATAGAGAGCCTGGTTGCGGAGTATCCGATGGATTCCCGTTATCAGGTTGTGTTAGGGGATGTATATATGCAGAACGGAAAGAAAGAGGAAGCATATAACATGTACCGCAAGGTGTTGGATGCCGAGCCGGATAATGCCATGGCGATGTATTCGCTGGCGTCCTATTATGAGGAGACCGGTCAGAAAGACCTTTATCAGCAGCAGTTGGACACTTTATTGCTCAACAAGAAAGTTCCTTCGGAAACGAAACTGAATGTAATGCGCCAGTTTGTCGTGCAGAATGAGCAGAACGGTAAGGACAGTACGCGGGTTATCAGCCTTTTCGACCGTATTCTGGAACAAGAGCCGGATGATGCCGGGATACCGATGCTTTACGCTCAGTATCTTTTATCTAAGGGAATGAACAAGGAAGCCTTTCCGGTACTGCGTCAGGTGTTGACAATCGATCCTACCAATACGGCTGCGCGTATGATGTTGCTGGGTGAAGCGGTACGCAAGGAGGATTACAACGATGTGATTGATTTATGCGAAGCCGGCGTTGAAACCAACCCGGAGATGCTGGAGTTCTATTTCTATCTGGCTATCGCTTATAACCAGGCGGAACGGACGGATGATGTAATTTCCATTTGTCAGAAAGCATTGACGCAAATTACGGCGGACAGTAAGAAAGAGGTTGTTTCAGATTTCTATTCCATTTTGGGAGATGCCTATCATACGAAAGATTTGAATACGGAAGCCTATGCTGCCTATGATTCGGCGCTGGTGTACAATCCTTCCAATATCGGAGCTTTGAACAATTATGCTTATTACCTATCTGTCGAGCGCCGTAATCTGGATAAAGCCGAGGAGATGAGTTATAAGACGGTGAAGGCGGAACCCGATAATGCCACCTATTTGGACACTTATGCCTGGATTCTGTTTGAGAAAGGCAATTATGCCGAGGCCCGTTTGTATATAGACGATGCCATGAAAAGTGACGGAGGCAAAAGCGATGTCATCGTAGAACATTGCGGCGACATCTACTATATGACGGGTGATGTGGACAAGGCTCTGGAGTATTGGAACCAGGCATTGAAGATAGGCAGTAAGTCCAGGACCCTACAGGAGAAGATTCGGAAGAAGAAGTATATCAGTGATAAGTAA
- a CDS encoding DUF4292 domain-containing protein produces MEQTKFNGRTLVFMLFILCCLAGCKTTRKAETSKFPESTRYLSSKVRLTVPTKDAVFTVNGTMKLISGERMQLSFLMPIIRTEVARMEVTPEEILLVDRMGKRYVRATRKELKDVLPKKADFAHLEKILFNASKPNGKKELSGKELGIPSLEKGRIELSGFSNNSFSLTPTELSSKYTQVELNEILEMLMSL; encoded by the coding sequence ATGGAACAAACAAAATTCAATGGCAGGACTCTGGTCTTTATGCTCTTTATCCTCTGCTGTCTGGCAGGCTGTAAAACCACCCGGAAGGCGGAGACATCCAAATTTCCCGAAAGTACCCGCTACCTGTCTTCCAAGGTGCGGCTGACCGTTCCTACCAAAGACGCCGTTTTCACCGTAAACGGTACGATGAAGCTGATAAGCGGCGAACGGATGCAGCTTTCTTTCCTCATGCCTATCATACGTACAGAGGTGGCGCGCATGGAGGTGACACCCGAAGAAATATTGCTGGTAGACCGCATGGGCAAGCGTTACGTCCGTGCTACCCGTAAGGAATTGAAAGATGTGCTACCGAAGAAAGCCGACTTTGCCCATTTGGAAAAGATTCTATTCAATGCTTCCAAACCCAACGGAAAGAAAGAGTTGTCGGGAAAGGAATTGGGCATTCCTTCGCTGGAGAAAGGCAGAATCGAGTTGTCCGGCTTTTCCAATAATTCGTTTTCGCTGACGCCTACCGAGCTGTCTTCAAAGTACACACAAGTTGAGTTGAATGAAATATTAGAAATGCTGATGAGCTTATGA
- a CDS encoding murein hydrolase activator EnvC family protein — MRRLLCIFIGCFCLAFPLLAQSNKLIKELESKRGALQKQITESETLLKTTKKTVSSQLNGLAALTGQIEERKRYILTINNDVESIDRELSSLERQLGKLQRDLKDKKKKYESSVQYLYKNRSIEEKLMFIFSARSLAQTYRRLRYVREYATYQRLQGEEVLKKQEQVNKKKAELRQVRAAKANLLKEREAEKVKLEAQEKEKRILVADLRKKQRGLQNEIAKKRREASQLNARIDRLIAEEIEKARKRAAEEARREAAARKKEAAKAAKSGTSASGKKVAPLETYTMSKADRELSGDFANNRGKLPMPISGAYIITSHYGQYAVEGLRNVKLDNKGIDIQGKPGAQARAVFNGKVAAVFKLNGLFNILIRHGAYISVYCNLASASVKQGDTVTTKQAIGQVFSDGADGGRTVLHFQLRREKEKLNPEPWLNR, encoded by the coding sequence ATGAGACGTTTGCTTTGTATTTTTATAGGTTGTTTCTGTCTGGCTTTTCCGCTTCTTGCCCAGTCCAACAAACTGATAAAGGAATTGGAAAGCAAGCGCGGTGCTTTGCAAAAGCAGATTACCGAATCGGAAACACTTCTGAAAACTACAAAGAAAACCGTAAGCAGCCAGTTGAACGGACTTGCCGCTTTGACGGGGCAGATAGAGGAACGCAAACGATATATCCTTACCATAAATAACGATGTAGAGTCGATAGACCGTGAGCTATCGTCATTGGAACGCCAGTTAGGAAAATTGCAGCGCGACTTGAAGGACAAGAAGAAGAAATACGAGTCGTCTGTCCAGTACCTTTATAAGAACCGTTCCATTGAGGAGAAGCTGATGTTTATTTTCTCTGCACGGAGTCTGGCGCAGACCTATCGCCGCTTGCGTTATGTGCGTGAGTATGCCACCTACCAACGCCTGCAGGGCGAGGAAGTGCTGAAAAAGCAGGAACAGGTCAATAAGAAGAAAGCGGAACTCAGGCAGGTGCGGGCTGCCAAAGCCAATCTGCTGAAAGAGCGCGAGGCCGAGAAAGTAAAACTGGAAGCGCAGGAGAAAGAAAAGCGTATCCTTGTGGCCGATTTACGGAAGAAGCAACGCGGATTACAGAACGAGATTGCCAAGAAGCGGCGCGAGGCCAGCCAACTTAATGCGCGTATCGACCGCTTGATTGCCGAAGAAATAGAGAAAGCCCGCAAACGTGCCGCAGAGGAAGCACGCCGTGAAGCGGCTGCCCGCAAGAAAGAAGCGGCTAAAGCGGCTAAGTCGGGAACGTCCGCTTCCGGAAAAAAGGTTGCTCCTCTGGAAACTTATACCATGAGTAAGGCCGACCGCGAGCTGTCCGGTGACTTTGCCAATAACCGCGGCAAGCTGCCTATGCCTATCAGCGGAGCCTATATCATAACCAGCCATTACGGGCAATATGCCGTGGAGGGATTGCGCAATGTCAAGTTGGACAATAAAGGTATCGACATCCAGGGAAAACCGGGGGCGCAGGCGCGTGCCGTCTTCAACGGCAAGGTGGCGGCCGTATTCAAACTGAACGGGCTGTTTAATATCCTTATCCGTCATGGAGCCTATATTTCCGTATATTGCAACCTGGCTTCCGCTTCGGTGAAACAAGGTGATACGGTCACTACCAAGCAAGCTATCGGCCAGGTATTCTCGGATGGGGCGGACGGCGGACGTACGGTACTTCACTTCCAGCTACGCCGTGAAAAGGAGAAGCTGAATCCCGAACCCTGGCTGAACAGATAA